One window of Marinomonas primoryensis genomic DNA carries:
- a CDS encoding carbohydrate ABC transporter permease has product MMNKRTPVQSVILYTLVLTLVIFCVFPFLQILSTSLKHPIDWGNPSLIPRVLHLDAYKELLGLMPTKEVDVPASVQRLLDNPALSTEKKQMLLAKFSSGSDVFPFGRYMLNTFVISFVTGICSTFLASLAAYAIARLRFPAQSLMANGVLFVYMVGGVLLMVPLYQMSVNVGLASSASGTILSLFLIYLIQTLPVAMYMLGNYFRSIPFSLEEAAMMDGCSRVEAFWRIILPLSKPMLFTVFIYCFVIAWNEYLFASVFLKQYQDFQTLPLALQTLFTSKNAIWDRIMAASMLTLLPVVICFMLANKHLSGGLTDGGVKG; this is encoded by the coding sequence ATGATGAATAAACGCACTCCTGTTCAATCAGTGATCTTGTACACCTTGGTACTTACCTTGGTGATTTTCTGCGTCTTTCCATTTTTGCAGATTCTTTCTACGTCGTTAAAACATCCGATTGATTGGGGCAATCCATCCTTGATTCCTCGCGTGTTGCACTTGGATGCGTATAAGGAATTGCTGGGGTTAATGCCAACAAAAGAAGTCGATGTGCCCGCTAGCGTGCAGCGATTGCTTGATAACCCTGCTTTGTCGACCGAGAAAAAACAGATGCTGCTGGCGAAGTTTAGCTCCGGCAGCGATGTCTTTCCCTTTGGCCGTTACATGCTCAATACCTTCGTGATCTCCTTTGTAACGGGCATTTGCTCGACTTTTTTGGCGTCTCTTGCGGCGTACGCGATTGCTCGATTACGCTTTCCAGCGCAATCCCTAATGGCAAATGGTGTGCTGTTTGTCTACATGGTCGGCGGCGTATTATTGATGGTTCCGCTCTATCAAATGAGCGTGAACGTGGGCTTGGCATCCAGCGCCAGCGGCACGATTCTTAGCCTGTTCTTGATCTACCTGATTCAGACCTTACCGGTCGCCATGTACATGCTGGGCAATTACTTCCGCTCCATTCCCTTCTCATTAGAAGAAGCCGCGATGATGGACGGCTGCTCAAGGGTAGAAGCCTTCTGGCGCATCATATTGCCTCTGTCGAAACCGATGTTATTTACCGTGTTCATTTATTGTTTTGTCATCGCGTGGAACGAGTACTTGTTCGCTTCCGTATTTCTAAAACAGTATCAAGATTTCCAAACCTTGCCGCTGGCATTACAAACCTTATTTACCTCGAAAAATGCCATCTGGGATCGCATCATGGCCGCGTCCATGCTGACACTTTTACCTGTGGTTATTTGCTTCATGCTTGCCAATAAACATTTGTCAGGCGGGTTAACCGACGGCGGCGTAAAAGGCTAA
- a CDS encoding carbohydrate ABC transporter permease, with amino-acid sequence MSSILVKNEARLGLKLVAPAVGIIGLLVIYPILFNVYLSFFDVQLNGNKTFVGLNNYTDLLGNPRYYHSIGVSVIYLIGTVVGTTVLGLAASILMNQEFRFRNIARGLILLPYFAPVISVVFGWQFIFDPVNGIYNHVVVDVLHLTDTRENLIGNPDSALFVVILFDIWKHFPIAYLLFLAKLQSVPKDLYEAAAIDGQNAWGRFWHVTLPELRFVIATVVLLRIIWNLNRFEDVYLLAPNVETLPIFTYYQAFAGIVDQGGAAAISVIQLLVLVGLIWLYVRKVLKW; translated from the coding sequence ATGTCTTCTATACTGGTCAAAAACGAAGCCCGCCTCGGCCTAAAACTGGTTGCGCCAGCCGTCGGCATTATCGGTTTGCTGGTGATTTACCCCATTTTGTTCAACGTCTACCTGAGTTTTTTTGACGTGCAACTCAACGGCAACAAGACCTTTGTGGGACTGAATAACTACACGGATTTGCTCGGCAATCCGCGTTATTACCATTCCATTGGCGTGTCGGTCATTTATCTCATCGGAACCGTAGTCGGCACCACGGTGTTGGGCTTAGCGGCGTCGATTCTGATGAATCAAGAATTTCGCTTTCGTAACATCGCTCGCGGTTTGATTCTTTTGCCCTATTTCGCACCAGTGATCAGCGTGGTGTTTGGCTGGCAGTTTATTTTCGATCCGGTGAACGGTATTTATAACCATGTGGTGGTCGATGTGCTGCACCTGACCGACACACGGGAAAACCTGATCGGTAATCCCGATTCGGCGTTGTTCGTGGTGATCTTGTTCGATATTTGGAAACATTTTCCTATCGCCTATTTACTGTTTCTCGCCAAATTGCAAAGTGTGCCAAAAGACCTTTACGAAGCGGCGGCCATCGACGGCCAAAACGCATGGGGACGTTTTTGGCATGTGACGTTGCCTGAACTGAGATTCGTCATTGCGACCGTGGTGTTACTGCGCATTATCTGGAATTTGAACCGCTTTGAGGACGTGTACTTACTCGCACCGAATGTCGAAACTTTGCCTATTTTTACCTATTACCAAGCCTTCGCTGGGATTGTGGATCAAGGCGGTGCTGCGGCCATTTCGGTTATTCAACTGCTGGTATTGGTCGGTTTAATTTGGCTGTATGTTCGAAAAGTACTCAAATGGTAA
- a CDS encoding ABC transporter substrate-binding protein, with the protein MKNSLLVTSAVLVNGLLISSLASAATVEFWTAQTQTDRLKNIELLASTFEALNDGVTVNVVAVDENEIATQMAAAVAAGTTPQLIEVNSEIIMALGEEGIVDEKTHQGVINDIGKNRFHKGALTTLTSPSGDYYGLPYHGWIQGIWYRKDWFDEKGLAAPNTWENIETAAKALTDKANNQYGILVGTKQDSYTEQVFTQLALSNNAAEFDAKGNLIFNSAETLETIEYYNELAKYNPPGPQNWRARDYYLQGKMAMFFYSTYIMDDLSLAEVAKGSLSSENFKELSGGTFDPNLVKNTAFAPIITHKSAASYGTLSGLVALKTNNADDTQATKDFIEFMYDPASYITFLHMAPGGMNPMLKGIAEDPAYLDDANGVFKLYGADKMMQIVSGFDDIRSFSVVKGKTFPASGAIFAKSVIPRMIYDVTIEGKDPQAALDNAEAEMKTIMGE; encoded by the coding sequence ATGAAAAATTCTCTGCTCGTCACCAGTGCCGTACTGGTCAATGGACTGCTTATCAGCTCGCTCGCCAGCGCCGCCACGGTGGAATTCTGGACCGCACAAACGCAAACGGATCGACTGAAAAACATCGAACTGCTCGCCAGCACGTTCGAAGCCTTAAACGATGGCGTCACCGTCAACGTCGTCGCCGTAGATGAAAATGAAATAGCGACTCAAATGGCCGCCGCTGTTGCCGCTGGTACCACACCACAGCTTATCGAAGTGAATTCCGAGATCATCATGGCGCTCGGTGAAGAAGGCATCGTCGATGAAAAAACACACCAAGGCGTCATCAATGACATTGGCAAAAATCGCTTCCACAAAGGCGCACTGACCACGCTAACCTCGCCATCTGGCGATTATTATGGCTTGCCTTATCATGGTTGGATTCAAGGTATTTGGTATCGTAAAGACTGGTTCGATGAAAAAGGCCTCGCCGCGCCAAACACATGGGAAAACATCGAAACCGCTGCCAAAGCGCTGACTGACAAAGCCAACAACCAATACGGTATTTTGGTCGGCACCAAACAAGACAGCTACACCGAGCAAGTCTTCACACAATTGGCATTATCGAATAACGCCGCCGAGTTCGACGCCAAAGGCAATTTGATTTTTAACAGCGCCGAGACACTTGAAACCATCGAATATTACAACGAATTAGCCAAATACAACCCACCGGGACCACAGAACTGGCGCGCCCGCGATTATTACCTGCAAGGTAAAATGGCGATGTTCTTTTACTCCACCTACATCATGGATGACCTTTCCTTAGCGGAAGTCGCCAAAGGCTCGCTGTCCTCTGAGAACTTTAAAGAACTCAGCGGCGGCACCTTCGATCCGAACTTGGTCAAAAACACCGCATTCGCACCAATTATCACCCACAAAAGCGCCGCGTCTTACGGCACCTTGTCTGGCCTTGTCGCGTTAAAAACCAACAACGCCGACGACACGCAAGCGACCAAAGATTTCATCGAATTTATGTACGACCCTGCCAGCTACATCACCTTTTTGCACATGGCGCCAGGCGGCATGAATCCAATGCTTAAAGGCATCGCCGAAGACCCAGCGTACTTGGACGATGCCAATGGTGTTTTCAAACTGTATGGCGCGGATAAGATGATGCAAATCGTATCGGGCTTCGACGACATTCGCTCCTTCTCAGTGGTGAAAGGCAAAACCTTCCCTGCGTCTGGCGCCATTTTTGCCAAGTCGGTGATTCCTCGAATGATCTACGACGTGACGATTGAAGGCAAAGACCCACAAGCGGCGTTGGACAATGCAGAAGCGGAAATGAAAACCATCATGGGCGAATGA
- a CDS encoding LacI family DNA-binding transcriptional regulator: MSIKEIATQLDLSVSTVSRALNDYPDISPSTKKRVLKEAARQGYQLKGADAAHWVQAKRVITAIVPSQDMQYLDTILSKVLAGTRQALQAEGYLLQVVAIDTGKQELSEFERLVKAGDQDGFLLLRTRVNDPKVHRLLKLNVPFVCYGRTERATQFAWLDLDNYQVGHLSLTRLYEQGHRDIGVVSVSERYFFAQERQRGIHNAAEQVGLSIASEHCLEVGFDEEENYLACAEFLLQHPNITALICLTSTSARSAALAVMRLHNTRFNHKEKVCVIGCDTPVDELTASMGITSIQQAPPAQIGEQLASMMVSRIKGVPVKDLQVVLAPGVVKTGF, translated from the coding sequence ATGTCAATTAAAGAGATAGCAACCCAGTTGGATTTGTCGGTATCCACAGTGTCACGAGCACTGAACGATTACCCAGACATTAGCCCGAGTACGAAGAAGCGCGTGTTGAAAGAAGCCGCGCGACAGGGTTACCAATTAAAAGGCGCCGATGCGGCACATTGGGTACAAGCAAAGCGTGTGATAACGGCGATTGTTCCAAGCCAAGACATGCAATATCTCGACACCATTCTTTCGAAGGTTCTTGCCGGAACTCGACAAGCGCTGCAAGCAGAAGGCTATTTACTGCAAGTGGTGGCAATCGATACTGGCAAGCAGGAATTAAGCGAGTTTGAACGCCTTGTCAAAGCCGGCGATCAGGACGGATTCTTGCTCCTTCGCACTCGGGTCAACGACCCAAAAGTCCATCGTTTATTAAAGCTCAACGTGCCTTTTGTGTGTTACGGACGCACCGAACGGGCAACGCAATTTGCGTGGTTGGATTTGGATAATTACCAAGTTGGCCATTTAAGCCTGACTCGCCTTTACGAACAAGGCCATCGTGACATTGGCGTGGTCTCGGTGAGTGAGCGATATTTTTTCGCTCAAGAAAGACAACGCGGCATTCACAACGCCGCCGAGCAAGTTGGGCTTTCGATTGCGTCCGAACACTGTCTAGAAGTCGGTTTTGACGAGGAAGAAAATTACCTCGCTTGTGCCGAATTCCTTCTCCAGCACCCGAATATCACTGCGCTGATTTGCTTAACCAGCACCAGCGCGCGCAGTGCCGCTTTGGCGGTCATGCGATTGCACAACACTCGATTCAACCATAAAGAAAAAGTGTGTGTGATTGGTTGCGATACACCCGTTGATGAGCTGACCGCCAGTATGGGGATCACCAGCATTCAGCAAGCGCCACCCGCACAAATTGGTGAGCAACTTGCCAGCATGATGGTGTCGCGCATCAAAGGGGTTCCGGTGAAGGACTTACAAGTCGTTTTAGCGCCGGGCGTCGTAAAAACAGGCTTTTAG
- a CDS encoding DNA-3-methyladenine glycosylase I: MQMGDNHRCAWASAAPDFPDYHDTEWGFPIDDDRRLFEKLCLETFQSGLSWRTILTKRENFRSAFQHFDFNKVALFSDKDVEALLDNKGIVRNKRKILAVINNAKRALEMIEKEGSLAAFLWRYEPDESTLPPPETQTTCDESVALSKELKKRGWQFVGPTTLYAFMQSMGLINDHAEDCFMREKIDRARKEFVRPS, encoded by the coding sequence ATGCAAATGGGCGATAACCACCGCTGCGCATGGGCGAGCGCTGCGCCAGACTTCCCTGATTACCACGATACGGAATGGGGCTTTCCTATTGATGATGATCGCCGTTTGTTTGAAAAGCTCTGCCTAGAAACCTTTCAATCAGGATTGAGCTGGCGAACCATTCTGACTAAGCGCGAAAACTTTCGTAGTGCCTTCCAGCATTTTGACTTCAACAAAGTCGCGCTATTTAGTGACAAAGACGTTGAAGCGCTTTTAGATAACAAAGGGATCGTGCGTAACAAACGCAAGATTCTCGCCGTCATCAACAACGCCAAACGCGCCCTAGAAATGATCGAAAAAGAAGGTTCACTAGCGGCTTTCCTCTGGCGTTACGAACCCGACGAAAGCACACTTCCGCCACCAGAAACTCAAACGACCTGCGATGAGTCTGTCGCCCTGTCTAAAGAGCTCAAAAAGCGAGGCTGGCAATTCGTCGGTCCAACAACATTGTACGCCTTCATGCAATCCATGGGACTGATCAACGACCACGCGGAAGACTGCTTTATGCGAGAGAAGATAGATAGAGCGAGAAAGGAGTTTGTGAGGCCTTCATAA
- a CDS encoding LysR family transcriptional regulator, which yields MNINKLRIFHEVFVTGSITRAAERSNVSQPAASKMLANFEDEIGYKLFVRNNGKLIPTDEALYLHGEVYGLLQGVNHLHDSIKSAKNNKVGRLRICTTFGPSYQFLPELIAEYMTNNPGVEVSLHLSACTEIRQGIASGQYQIGLVDKAQSSSKHDSVAFNLACYCAVPKNHPAAQLDVITPHDLQGLNWVTLDSENATTKTLKRIYADIGLPFNRTLEVHTTIHGLSFVNLGMGATLVDILNCRYFDKVFQLPNVVLKPFSPNIIEPLEVLTSNLSPLSGIAKDFYDALISKLEAQTQLEKGQSHANGR from the coding sequence ATGAACATCAATAAACTGCGTATATTTCATGAAGTCTTTGTCACAGGGAGCATTACACGAGCCGCTGAGCGCAGCAATGTAAGCCAGCCTGCCGCCAGTAAAATGCTCGCCAATTTCGAAGATGAAATCGGCTATAAACTGTTTGTTCGTAATAACGGCAAGCTCATTCCAACGGATGAAGCGCTTTATTTGCATGGCGAAGTTTATGGTTTACTGCAAGGCGTCAATCATTTACATGACAGCATAAAAAGTGCGAAAAATAATAAAGTGGGAAGGCTGCGTATTTGCACAACTTTTGGCCCGTCTTACCAATTTCTACCCGAGCTCATCGCGGAGTATATGACCAATAACCCAGGTGTGGAGGTAAGCTTACACCTCTCGGCCTGTACAGAGATTCGTCAAGGCATCGCGTCAGGGCAATACCAAATTGGCTTGGTTGATAAAGCACAAAGCTCATCAAAACACGATTCAGTAGCCTTTAATTTAGCCTGCTATTGTGCCGTGCCTAAAAACCACCCCGCCGCCCAATTAGACGTCATTACTCCACATGACTTACAAGGTCTCAACTGGGTTACACTCGATTCAGAAAATGCCACCACGAAAACGTTAAAACGCATTTATGCTGACATCGGACTGCCATTTAATCGAACCTTAGAAGTCCACACCACGATCCACGGTCTTTCATTTGTTAATTTAGGCATGGGCGCAACACTGGTCGATATTCTGAACTGTCGTTACTTTGATAAGGTATTCCAATTACCCAATGTCGTCTTGAAACCTTTTTCGCCAAACATAATAGAACCGCTAGAAGTTCTGACGTCTAACTTGAGCCCTCTTTCGGGGATTGCCAAAGACTTTTATGACGCTCTTATCAGCAAACTAGAAGCCCAAACCCAACTAGAAAAAGGCCAGAGCCATGCAAATGGGCGATAA
- a CDS encoding amino acid ABC transporter substrate-binding protein, protein MNKFSMVLAATSTLLAANSYAADTVSTLDAVKERGYVNCVIGNSFPGFYSLNKAGEWQGMDIDICRGVASAVFGDASKVKFLPVQWAQSFTSIKSGKGDILSKGMTWTLSRDAAQGLDFLDTYFYDGQGFMVRKDLGVKSVKELKGATVCVLTGTSSELNIADYSRAHNLDIKTVVFDDSSVRNTAFFNKNCDALTNDKSGLAAQRSAAPNPDDYMVLPETISKEALSFAVKQNDSEWANVVKWTFAAMVAAEEFGVNSKNVETMRAETQSPVVRRLLGTEGDLHTGLGLPQDWAYQVIKNVGNYGEIYERNVGPNSVLGIDREGTLNALWKDGGMMYAKSFR, encoded by the coding sequence ATGAATAAATTTTCTATGGTACTCGCTGCAACAAGCACGCTTTTAGCGGCAAACAGCTATGCAGCGGATACAGTATCAACACTAGACGCGGTCAAAGAGCGCGGCTATGTAAATTGTGTTATTGGCAACTCATTTCCAGGGTTTTACAGCTTAAACAAAGCGGGTGAATGGCAGGGAATGGACATTGATATATGTCGAGGCGTGGCGTCGGCTGTGTTTGGCGACGCTTCTAAAGTGAAATTTTTGCCGGTTCAATGGGCTCAAAGTTTTACTTCGATTAAAAGTGGTAAGGGTGACATTTTATCAAAAGGTATGACGTGGACGCTTTCGCGTGATGCCGCGCAAGGACTGGATTTTTTAGATACCTATTTTTACGATGGCCAAGGTTTTATGGTACGTAAAGATTTGGGCGTGAAGTCGGTAAAAGAACTTAAGGGTGCCACGGTTTGTGTACTGACCGGAACATCCAGTGAGCTAAACATCGCCGATTACAGTCGGGCGCACAATTTAGACATCAAAACCGTGGTATTCGACGATTCCTCAGTTCGTAATACGGCCTTTTTTAATAAAAACTGTGACGCGCTAACCAATGACAAATCTGGTTTGGCCGCTCAGCGTTCTGCTGCTCCGAATCCAGATGACTATATGGTTCTGCCTGAAACGATTTCTAAAGAAGCCTTATCTTTTGCGGTAAAACAAAACGACAGCGAATGGGCGAATGTTGTGAAATGGACATTTGCAGCCATGGTCGCAGCAGAAGAGTTTGGTGTGAATTCTAAGAATGTAGAAACAATGCGTGCTGAAACTCAAAGCCCTGTCGTAAGACGCTTATTGGGTACCGAAGGGGATTTGCATACAGGATTAGGTTTGCCTCAGGATTGGGCGTACCAAGTGATTAAAAACGTAGGAAATTACGGTGAAATATACGAGCGCAACGTAGGACCAAACAGTGTGTTGGGTATTGATCGAGAAGGCACGCTAAATGCGTTATGGAAAGATGGCGGCATGATGTACGCCAAATCTTTCCGCTAG
- a CDS encoding amino acid ABC transporter permease gives MTQPSVSKPSKNTPKQTNLFLSLIEKNRLLLNDDSYRAVVLQAVVLAAVLFGLWFLFSNASENLNRLGMTFGFDFLQVTAGFNISWSLIPYDSSMSYWRVFFVGIVNTLILSFCVIVVGTIIGTAVGILRLSANPLVSQLARWYVEIVRNVPLLIQIIFWFTVVFSTLPAPRQSYHLGEWLVLNNRGLYVISLESAFSWGWIFALIGALGAAIYGLFRWSKPYYKVSGSRSAGFYIGLVFWAVAACWAVWFISHSLSLSIPTLQGFNFSGGAFLPASFGAAFVAMTVYRSAAIAETVRAGMQSIDRGQSEAAFTIGFSRVQSLRLILIPQAIRSIIPPMTNSWLAATKDSSLAVAIGFPELVSVFMQTSMNQTGRAIEIIFMVMGFYIFISLLISYLLNKFNDSVQYKVR, from the coding sequence ATGACTCAGCCCTCTGTATCCAAACCGTCAAAAAATACACCTAAGCAAACGAATTTATTTTTGTCCCTGATAGAAAAGAACAGGTTATTGCTTAACGATGACTCATATCGAGCGGTGGTTTTACAAGCGGTTGTCCTCGCGGCTGTTTTGTTTGGTTTGTGGTTCTTGTTTTCCAATGCCAGTGAAAACCTCAACCGACTTGGTATGACGTTTGGTTTTGATTTTTTGCAAGTTACCGCTGGTTTTAATATTAGCTGGAGCTTAATTCCTTACGATTCCAGTATGAGTTATTGGCGAGTGTTTTTCGTTGGTATTGTTAATACGCTTATATTGTCTTTTTGCGTGATTGTGGTCGGTACCATCATAGGGACGGCGGTAGGGATCTTAAGGTTATCAGCGAACCCATTGGTTTCTCAACTGGCTCGTTGGTACGTAGAAATTGTGCGTAACGTGCCATTATTAATCCAAATTATTTTTTGGTTTACGGTGGTTTTTTCTACTTTGCCAGCCCCACGCCAAAGCTACCATTTGGGCGAATGGCTCGTTCTTAATAATCGTGGACTTTATGTTATTTCATTGGAAAGTGCCTTTTCATGGGGATGGATTTTCGCTCTGATTGGTGCTTTAGGTGCCGCGATTTATGGTCTTTTCCGCTGGTCCAAACCGTATTACAAGGTGTCTGGTTCTCGTTCTGCAGGTTTTTATATCGGCTTAGTCTTCTGGGCTGTTGCTGCTTGCTGGGCCGTTTGGTTTATTTCCCATTCCTTGTCTTTGTCTATTCCGACGTTACAGGGATTCAATTTTAGCGGCGGTGCGTTTCTCCCCGCCTCTTTTGGTGCTGCGTTTGTCGCCATGACAGTGTATCGATCGGCGGCCATTGCCGAAACGGTTCGTGCGGGAATGCAATCCATTGATCGGGGTCAGTCTGAGGCGGCGTTTACCATTGGTTTTTCGCGTGTTCAGTCATTGCGCTTGATTCTGATTCCTCAGGCAATCCGTTCCATTATTCCTCCGATGACCAATTCTTGGTTAGCCGCCACAAAAGATTCGTCGTTGGCGGTCGCCATTGGCTTTCCTGAGCTGGTTTCTGTCTTTATGCAGACCTCGATGAATCAAACCGGCCGGGCGATCGAAATTATCTTCATGGTCATGGGGTTTTATATATTCATCAGCTTGCTGATCTCTTACTTGCTCAACAAGTTCAACGACAGTGTGCAATATAAGGTGCGATAA
- a CDS encoding amino acid ABC transporter permease: MDDLNVNNEPALKQFVPTPSRPPRKSERGIIGAIRHRCFNSIGNSLLTLCVAVVLFYLLKYILDWAVFNAVFIADNRRQCMDISPDGACWAGVISWFNGLIYGRFPLEEQWRVNSGVLLGLAWLLPLMSKRVALRNFILLSWIGLYPFVGAYLFLGGRFGAELGLVHGTMTCFALAFLTIIYTNWILSGLGKKGLNELFVPLVSRWVQRRIHLLSFLTILLLVALFIAFGLSYVALEPVAIERWGGLFLTFIIAGFAITMAIPVGVVLALGRRSKLPVIHWISMIIIELVRSVPLITVLFMAVTLLPIFLPADMEFNKLTQVLVAVCLFAGAYMAENIRGGLQAIPKGQYEAAATLGLGYLHTMVLVILPQALKMMIPNIMTSFISLLKDTTLVSIIGLFDIMLMARNIANDKDWVGLHTEPLVMISVLFFVLCYSMSQYSLNLEKRLKVDH; the protein is encoded by the coding sequence ATGGACGATTTGAATGTGAACAATGAACCTGCTTTGAAGCAATTCGTACCAACACCATCACGTCCTCCTCGTAAGAGTGAAAGAGGAATTATCGGTGCGATTCGTCATCGTTGTTTTAATAGTATTGGCAACAGTTTATTGACCTTGTGTGTTGCGGTTGTGTTGTTTTATTTATTGAAATACATCTTGGATTGGGCGGTTTTTAATGCTGTTTTTATCGCCGATAATCGTCGTCAATGTATGGATATCAGCCCAGATGGTGCGTGTTGGGCAGGTGTTATCAGTTGGTTTAACGGTTTGATCTATGGCCGTTTTCCACTGGAAGAACAATGGCGAGTCAACAGCGGCGTGTTGCTTGGTCTGGCGTGGTTATTGCCGCTGATGTCTAAGCGCGTGGCGTTGAGAAACTTTATTTTACTGTCTTGGATCGGCTTATATCCTTTTGTGGGTGCGTATCTTTTCTTAGGTGGACGTTTTGGTGCTGAGCTGGGGCTGGTTCATGGCACGATGACCTGTTTTGCATTGGCTTTTTTAACCATTATTTACACCAACTGGATTTTGTCGGGGCTTGGGAAAAAAGGTCTAAACGAGTTGTTTGTTCCACTGGTGTCGCGTTGGGTACAGCGTCGCATTCATCTGCTTAGTTTTCTGACGATCTTGTTATTGGTGGCGTTGTTCATCGCTTTTGGACTCAGCTATGTTGCATTGGAACCGGTTGCGATTGAACGCTGGGGCGGGTTGTTTTTAACCTTCATTATCGCGGGGTTTGCCATCACGATGGCGATTCCGGTCGGCGTGGTATTGGCGTTGGGTCGTCGTTCTAAACTGCCTGTAATTCATTGGATCTCGATGATTATTATCGAGCTGGTTCGGTCTGTTCCTTTAATTACGGTGCTGTTCATGGCGGTGACCTTGTTGCCGATCTTTTTACCGGCGGACATGGAGTTTAATAAGCTTACTCAAGTTCTGGTGGCGGTGTGTTTGTTTGCTGGCGCGTACATGGCCGAGAACATTCGCGGCGGCTTGCAGGCGATTCCAAAAGGCCAATACGAAGCCGCAGCGACGCTCGGTTTAGGGTACTTACATACCATGGTGTTGGTTATTTTGCCTCAGGCTCTAAAAATGATGATTCCCAATATCATGACGTCTTTTATTAGCTTGCTGAAAGACACCACATTGGTTTCGATTATTGGTTTATTCGACATCATGTTGATGGCGCGAAACATTGCGAATGACAAGGATTGGGTGGGATTGCATACGGAGCCCTTGGTGATGATTTCCGTTTTGTTCTTTGTCTTGTGTTACAGCATGTCCCAGTACAGCTTGAATCTTGAAAAACGTCTTAAGGTGGATCACTAA
- a CDS encoding amino acid ABC transporter ATP-binding protein, giving the protein MTLPSANLAKKTVTNTAIKIENLNKWYGDHHVLKDVSLDIFEGEIMVICGPSGSGKSTLIRSLNHLEEYQEGVVSVFDQPLSRDSQSHKVIHQTMGMVFQNFNLFPHLTVLQNCALGLMWLRKMSEREAEKRVMGLLDRVGIANLASRYPGQLSGGQQQRVAISRSLAMEPKIMLFDEPTSALDPEMVKEVLDVMVDLAKTGMTMVCVTHEMEFARQVADRVVFMTDGEIVEVGPPEQVLVHPQWDRTKEFLQHVL; this is encoded by the coding sequence ATGACACTGCCATCGGCAAATTTAGCTAAGAAAACCGTGACCAATACGGCGATAAAAATTGAGAACTTGAATAAATGGTATGGCGATCATCATGTTTTAAAAGATGTGTCATTAGATATTTTTGAAGGCGAAATTATGGTGATCTGCGGACCTTCTGGGTCAGGCAAGTCGACCTTAATTCGCTCTTTAAACCATCTTGAAGAATACCAAGAAGGTGTTGTGTCGGTTTTTGATCAGCCGCTTTCTCGGGATAGCCAGAGTCATAAAGTGATACACCAAACCATGGGCATGGTGTTTCAGAATTTTAACCTTTTTCCTCACCTTACCGTCTTACAAAACTGCGCTTTGGGGTTGATGTGGTTGCGTAAAATGTCGGAAAGAGAGGCTGAAAAGAGAGTGATGGGCCTATTGGATCGTGTTGGCATCGCCAATTTAGCGTCGCGTTATCCGGGGCAACTATCGGGAGGCCAGCAACAACGCGTTGCGATTTCTAGGTCTCTCGCGATGGAACCCAAAATTATGCTGTTTGATGAACCAACCTCCGCTCTGGATCCGGAAATGGTCAAAGAGGTCTTGGATGTGATGGTTGATTTAGCCAAAACCGGTATGACCATGGTGTGCGTTACCCATGAGATGGAGTTTGCACGACAAGTTGCCGATCGAGTGGTGTTTATGACGGATGGTGAAATTGTTGAAGTCGGTCCGCCAGAGCAAGTATTGGTTCACCCTCAATGGGACAGAACAAAAGAATTTTTACAACACGTGCTCTAA